The following are encoded together in the Zingiber officinale cultivar Zhangliang chromosome 8A, Zo_v1.1, whole genome shotgun sequence genome:
- the LOC122008125 gene encoding cytochrome P450 734A6-like isoform X2, with the protein MLLGWWSWWYCLSLVPVACMAVKMFELLWWRPKRLEKQFAEQGIGGPPYRFFLGCLREMVSMTLEASSKPMMPQTSHNILPRVLPFYHHWKNIYGSTFLIWFGPTARLTVADPDLIREIFLSRSDVFERYESHPLVRQLEGEGLVSLRGEKWAHHRKILTPTFHSENLKLLIPFIGRTVMDMAEKLPAVPGVEVEIDVSEWFQTVTEDAITRTAFGRSYDDGKAIFRLQSQQMEFAADAFRKVFIPGYRFLPTKKNTDSWKLEKEIKRSLIRLIGRRKEQPSGEAKDLLGLMINAASGPGARLRAPTTPSSAVTCSAAAPITVRDIVEECKTFFFAGKQTTSSLLTWATVLLSMHQEWQERARAEVLCVCGPLDIPSRDQLAKLKTLGMILNETLRLYPPAVATIRRAKEEVKLGGRRIPRGTELLIPIVAVHHDAALWGEDAAEFNPARFADGASRAARHPTAFIPFGLGARMCIGQNLALLEAKLTLAIILRRFAFRLAPSYIHAPTALVLLHPQHGAPVLFRSLGSHL; encoded by the exons ATGCTGTTGGGGTGGTGGTCATGGTGGTACTGTTTGTCGCTGGTTCCAGTGGCTTGCATGGCGGTGAAGATGTTTGAGTTGTTGTGGTGGAGGCCGAAGAGGCTGGAGAAGCAATTCGCGGAGCAAGGCATAGGAGGCCCCCCGTACCGCTTCTTCCTCGGCTGCCTCAGGGAGATGGTTTCCATGACGCTGGAGGCCTCCTCTAAGCCGATGATGCCTCAGACCTCTCACAATATCCTCCCCCGAGTTCTCCCTTTCTATCACCATTGGAAGAACATCTATG gtTCCACGTTTCTGATATGGTTCGGCCCCACGGCGCGCCTCACCGTCGCCGATCCCGACCTCATCAGGGAGATATTCCTCTCTCGGTCCGACGTCTTCGAGCGCTACGAGTCGCACCCGCTGGTTCGGCAGCTCGAGGGCGAGGGCCTGGTGAGCCTGCGCGGCGAGAAATGGGCTCACCACCGGAAGATCCTCACGCCGACCTTTCACTCGGAGAATCTCAAA CTGTTGATACCTTTCATCGGCCGGACTGTAATGGATATGGCGGAGAAGCTGCCGGCGGTTCCCGGCGTGGAGGTGGAGATTGACGTATCCGAATGGTTCCAGACCGTTACAGAGGACGCCATCACGCGCACCGCGTTCGGAAGGAGCTACGACGACGGCAAGGCCATCTTCCGGTTGCAGTCCCAGCAAATGGAGTTCGCCGCCGATGCCTTCCGCAAGGTCTTCATCCCCGGCTACAG ATTTTTgccgacgaagaagaacacagACTCGTGGAAGCTAGAGAAGGAGATCAAGAGAAGTCTGATCCGGCTCATCGGTCGGCGGAAGGAGCAGCCATCCGGCGAAGCGAAGGATCTGCTGGGCCTGATGATCAATGCGGCCAGCGGACCAGGTGCTCGACTCCGCGCCCCGACGACGCCGTCATCGGCGGTGACGTGCTCTGCAGCTGCGCCGATTACGGTCCGGGACATCGTGGAGGAGTGCAAGACGTTCTTCTTCGCCGGGAAGCAGACCACCTCTAGCCTTCTGACGTGGGCCACGGTGCTCCTATCCATGCACCAAGAGTGGCAGGAACGCGCGCGAGCAGAGGTTCTCTGCGTGTGCGGCCCACTGGACATCCCCTCCCGTGATCAGCTCGCCAAGCTTAAGACG CTGGGGATGATCCTGAACGAGACGCTGAGGCTGTACCCGCCGGCGGTGGCGACGATACGGCGAGCGAAGGAGGAGGTCAAGCTGGGAGGGCGTCGGATCCCGCGCGGCACGGAGCTGCTGATCCCCATCGTGGCGGTGCACCACGACGCGGCGCTGTGGGGGGAAGACGCGGCGGAATTCAACCCGGCGCGGTTCGCGGACGGGGCGAGCCGGGCGGCGCGCCACCCCACGGCCTTCATCCCCTTCGGCCTCGGCGCGCGGATGTGCATCGGCCAGAACCTGGCGCTGCTGGAGGCCAAGCTGACCCTGGCCATCATCCTCCGCCGCTTCGCCTTCCGCCTCGCGCCCTCCTACATCCACGCGCCCACCGCGCTGGTGCTGCTCCACCCGCAGCACGGCGCGCCGGTCCTCTTCCGATCCTTAGGATCTCATCTGTAA
- the LOC122008125 gene encoding cytochrome P450 734A6-like isoform X1, with translation MLLGWWSWWYCLSLVPVACMAVKMFELLWWRPKRLEKQFAEQGIGGPPYRFFLGCLREMVSMTLEASSKPMMPQTSHNILPRVLPFYHHWKNIYGSTFLIWFGPTARLTVADPDLIREIFLSRSDVFERYESHPLVRQLEGEGLVSLRGEKWAHHRKILTPTFHSENLKQRVDQLLIPFIGRTVMDMAEKLPAVPGVEVEIDVSEWFQTVTEDAITRTAFGRSYDDGKAIFRLQSQQMEFAADAFRKVFIPGYRFLPTKKNTDSWKLEKEIKRSLIRLIGRRKEQPSGEAKDLLGLMINAASGPGARLRAPTTPSSAVTCSAAAPITVRDIVEECKTFFFAGKQTTSSLLTWATVLLSMHQEWQERARAEVLCVCGPLDIPSRDQLAKLKTLGMILNETLRLYPPAVATIRRAKEEVKLGGRRIPRGTELLIPIVAVHHDAALWGEDAAEFNPARFADGASRAARHPTAFIPFGLGARMCIGQNLALLEAKLTLAIILRRFAFRLAPSYIHAPTALVLLHPQHGAPVLFRSLGSHL, from the exons ATGCTGTTGGGGTGGTGGTCATGGTGGTACTGTTTGTCGCTGGTTCCAGTGGCTTGCATGGCGGTGAAGATGTTTGAGTTGTTGTGGTGGAGGCCGAAGAGGCTGGAGAAGCAATTCGCGGAGCAAGGCATAGGAGGCCCCCCGTACCGCTTCTTCCTCGGCTGCCTCAGGGAGATGGTTTCCATGACGCTGGAGGCCTCCTCTAAGCCGATGATGCCTCAGACCTCTCACAATATCCTCCCCCGAGTTCTCCCTTTCTATCACCATTGGAAGAACATCTATG gtTCCACGTTTCTGATATGGTTCGGCCCCACGGCGCGCCTCACCGTCGCCGATCCCGACCTCATCAGGGAGATATTCCTCTCTCGGTCCGACGTCTTCGAGCGCTACGAGTCGCACCCGCTGGTTCGGCAGCTCGAGGGCGAGGGCCTGGTGAGCCTGCGCGGCGAGAAATGGGCTCACCACCGGAAGATCCTCACGCCGACCTTTCACTCGGAGAATCTCAAA CAACGCGTGGATCAGCTGTTGATACCTTTCATCGGCCGGACTGTAATGGATATGGCGGAGAAGCTGCCGGCGGTTCCCGGCGTGGAGGTGGAGATTGACGTATCCGAATGGTTCCAGACCGTTACAGAGGACGCCATCACGCGCACCGCGTTCGGAAGGAGCTACGACGACGGCAAGGCCATCTTCCGGTTGCAGTCCCAGCAAATGGAGTTCGCCGCCGATGCCTTCCGCAAGGTCTTCATCCCCGGCTACAG ATTTTTgccgacgaagaagaacacagACTCGTGGAAGCTAGAGAAGGAGATCAAGAGAAGTCTGATCCGGCTCATCGGTCGGCGGAAGGAGCAGCCATCCGGCGAAGCGAAGGATCTGCTGGGCCTGATGATCAATGCGGCCAGCGGACCAGGTGCTCGACTCCGCGCCCCGACGACGCCGTCATCGGCGGTGACGTGCTCTGCAGCTGCGCCGATTACGGTCCGGGACATCGTGGAGGAGTGCAAGACGTTCTTCTTCGCCGGGAAGCAGACCACCTCTAGCCTTCTGACGTGGGCCACGGTGCTCCTATCCATGCACCAAGAGTGGCAGGAACGCGCGCGAGCAGAGGTTCTCTGCGTGTGCGGCCCACTGGACATCCCCTCCCGTGATCAGCTCGCCAAGCTTAAGACG CTGGGGATGATCCTGAACGAGACGCTGAGGCTGTACCCGCCGGCGGTGGCGACGATACGGCGAGCGAAGGAGGAGGTCAAGCTGGGAGGGCGTCGGATCCCGCGCGGCACGGAGCTGCTGATCCCCATCGTGGCGGTGCACCACGACGCGGCGCTGTGGGGGGAAGACGCGGCGGAATTCAACCCGGCGCGGTTCGCGGACGGGGCGAGCCGGGCGGCGCGCCACCCCACGGCCTTCATCCCCTTCGGCCTCGGCGCGCGGATGTGCATCGGCCAGAACCTGGCGCTGCTGGAGGCCAAGCTGACCCTGGCCATCATCCTCCGCCGCTTCGCCTTCCGCCTCGCGCCCTCCTACATCCACGCGCCCACCGCGCTGGTGCTGCTCCACCCGCAGCACGGCGCGCCGGTCCTCTTCCGATCCTTAGGATCTCATCTGTAA
- the LOC122008129 gene encoding F-box/kelch-repeat protein At1g80440-like, whose amino-acid sequence MPGPRRSFFACGAATGAASVLVAGGHDEEKNALRSAMTFDVGADTWAALPDMSMERDECRGVWLRGRFHVVGGYSTAEQGRFSPTAEALDETTAARWDVAELELEEAGPWMRTCVAGGDAQRLYMCRGDGGGQVAALVEEAARWRSVGEVPADVRVATQLVGWESGLMVMGLEIHGGTLTAYVMEKRETAWRKVAVPDEYSGHVHEACCIEI is encoded by the coding sequence ATGCCCGGCCCGCGTCGCTCCTTTTTCGCCTGCGGAGCTGCAACAGGGGCGGCCAGCGTGCTAGTCGCCGGCGGCCACGACGAGGAGAAGAACGCGCTGCGATCGGCGATGACATTCGACGTCGGCGCGGATACTTGGGCGGCGCTGCCGGACATGTCGATGGAACGGGACGAGTGCCGCGGGGTGTGGCTGCGAGGCCGGTTCCACGTCGTCGGCGGGTACTCCACAGCGGAGCAGGGGAGGTTCTCGCCAACGGCGGAGGCGCTCGACGAGACAACAGCAGCGCGGTGGGATGTGGCTGAGCTGGAACTGGAGGAGGCGGGGCCGTGGATGAGGACTTGCGTGGCGGGCGGAGACGCGCAGCGGCTGTACATGTGCCGGGGCGACGGAGGGGGGCAGGTGGCAGCGTTGGTGGAGGAGGCAGCACGGTGGCGGTCGGTGGGAGAGGTGCCCGCCGATGTGCGCGTGGCGACGCAGCTGGTGGGGTGGGAGAGCGGGCTGATGGTGATGGGGTTGGAGATTCACGGCGGGACACTAACGGCATACGTGATGGAGAAAAGGGAGACGGCGTGGCGGAAGGTGGCGGTGCCGGATGAGTACTCCGGCCACGTTCATGAAGCGTGCTGCATTGAGATCTAA